Below is a genomic region from Coriobacteriia bacterium.
CGCTGAGCATTGGCTACCTCGAGCCCGCGTTCTCAGGAGTGCCGCACGCGCTCGTGAACGAGCCTGTGATACGAAGTGAGCAAGAATTCGTCGGGACAGTCTACGCAGCGTGGGAGCGCGCTCTTGGGCTGCTCGCCGCCGAGGTCTAGTCCGCAGCGACTACCTGATTCTTCGCCTGGGCGGTTCGAAGCATGCTGATAAGCTCACCGACGGCTGCCCGATAGCAGGTGAGGGTGTCGACCCAGCGCGCCATGCAGGCGCACCCGCTGTCCGTCAGATGGAAGAGCTTCTTGGCGGGACCCGACTCCGACGTGTTCCAGACTGAATCAACGTATCCGAGTTCCTCCATCTGGCGAAGGGAGCGGTAGACGCCCGTGGCATCAGGCTTCTGGCCTCCGAACATCGGAGATTCAGCCAAGAGTTGCACAATCGCGTAGCCATGGAGATCCTCGTCGGCCAGAATGCTCAGAATGGCCGGCTGTACGAGCCGATCGAGGGTCTTTCCCGTACAGCAGCATTCCCGGAACTCGTTGTCGGACTTGGGTGCACAGATCGGCATGTACTGCATCTCCAGAATTCAACAGACGAAGCAAATCGCTTGGGTGTTTGCTTCCGATTTCCTTGTTGGTTTGAGCCGCTTCAGAATACTCCATTTGGTGAAGACGTTGCCGAGTGGGTGGTAGCACCTTGAAGTATTGCCGTGTGTTCTGTAGATTGTTCAGGCTACGAAGCGCGAATCATGTGATCCACGCTTCGAACTGTCTGCGGCCGTAGTTCAATTGGTAGAGCATCAGCCTTCCAAGCTGGTTGTTGCGGGTTCGAGTCCCGTCGGCCGCTCCATTGACAACTAGCGTCGCCAAAGGGTACCGTACCGCTTCGCGGCACAAGCCTAGAAGGACGGCGTCATATGCGCCCGTAGCTCAGCTGGATAGAGCGGGAGACTTCTAATCTCTAGGTCGGGGGTTCAAATCCCTCCGGGCGTGCCAGCCACTCATGGTGGATGTAGCTCAGTTGGCAGAGCGCCGGACTGTGGCTCCGGAGGTCGCGGGTTCGAGCCCCGTTATCCACCCCAAGAGTTGATTTCGCGCTTTGAGGCGGTCACTCGTCGAAGGCGTTGCATACGGGCCGCTAGCTCAGTTGGTAGAGCAGGGGACTCTTAATCCCAAGGTCCGGGGTTCGACCCCCCGGCGGCCCACCACCGTATTTGATGAAAGCAGGCTCCCCAAGGGGCCTGCTTTTTGGTTCGGGCCTGCGCTCTCCGCGGTTCTTCGACTTGCACTCTCGAATGCGATGCTCGGCACTCGCGAGTTGCCCCGGAGTTCACGGGGGGTGATTCGGCGGTTTATTTGCTATAGTGTTGAGCCGTTCTGCGCGGGCGTGGCGGAATGGCAGACGCGCCGGATTTAGGTTCCGGTGAGGAGACTCGTGGAGGTTCAAGTCCTCTCGCCCGCACCAGATGACTTATCGCCGGTCGGCCAGGGTCGACGAAACAAGAAGGGATCACTCGTGCTCACCACATCAGTCGAGCGGCTCGAAGGCAACAACGCCAAACTCACGGTAACCGTCTCGGCGGAT
It encodes:
- a CDS encoding PadR family transcriptional regulator produces the protein MPICAPKSDNEFRECCCTGKTLDRLVQPAILSILADEDLHGYAIVQLLAESPMFGGQKPDATGVYRSLRQMEELGYVDSVWNTSESGPAKKLFHLTDSGCACMARWVDTLTCYRAAVGELISMLRTAQAKNQVVAAD